One window of the Pseudokineococcus lusitanus genome contains the following:
- a CDS encoding SDR family NAD(P)-dependent oxidoreductase, with amino-acid sequence MDLGISGKTALVTGADSGIGWHTARLLLEEGVRVAVSDKDADALRESAARLPGEVVTVAADLTSRDDVAALKRGVEEGLGGAPDIIVAAAGITGAQGMFHEIDDEGWTSTVEVDLMGPVRTVKAFIDGMRPKGWGRIVLLTSEDAFQPYADEIPYCAAKAGVLALMKGLSKTYASEGILVNSVAPAFISTPMTDAMMTKRADENGTDVDEAIRSFLEEERPGMELGRRGEPEEVAAAIVFLCSERASFVNGATLRVDAGSVQTI; translated from the coding sequence ATGGACCTCGGCATCAGCGGGAAGACCGCCCTCGTCACCGGCGCGGACTCGGGCATCGGCTGGCACACCGCCCGCCTGCTGCTCGAGGAGGGCGTGCGCGTGGCCGTCTCCGACAAGGACGCCGACGCGCTGCGCGAGTCCGCGGCGCGGCTGCCCGGCGAGGTCGTCACGGTCGCGGCCGACCTGACGTCGCGCGACGACGTCGCCGCCCTCAAGCGGGGCGTCGAGGAGGGGCTCGGCGGCGCGCCGGACATCATCGTCGCGGCGGCCGGCATCACCGGCGCGCAGGGCATGTTCCACGAGATCGACGACGAGGGCTGGACGTCGACCGTCGAGGTCGACCTCATGGGCCCCGTCCGCACGGTCAAGGCCTTCATCGACGGCATGCGGCCGAAGGGCTGGGGCCGGATCGTCCTGCTCACGAGCGAGGACGCCTTCCAGCCCTACGCCGACGAGATCCCCTACTGCGCCGCGAAGGCGGGCGTCCTCGCGCTCATGAAGGGGCTGTCCAAGACGTACGCGTCCGAGGGGATCCTCGTGAACTCCGTGGCGCCGGCCTTCATCTCCACCCCGATGACCGACGCGATGATGACCAAGCGCGCCGACGAGAACGGGACCGACGTCGACGAGGCCATCCGCAGCTTCCTCGAGGAGGAGCGCCCGGGCATGGAGCTCGGCCGTCGTGGCGAGCCCGAGGAGGTCGCCGCGGCGATCGTCTTCCTCTGCTCGGAGCGCGCGAGCTTCGTCAACGGCGCCACGCTGCGCGTCGACGCGGGGTCCGTCCAGACGATCTGA
- a CDS encoding sensor histidine kinase → MTSPTAPLPARDGAAPPAPAAPAGATPAARPGADRRRRPATVLLALAHLGALGTLGAGVGGVLVALLGTALGLVPVLGLGLVLLVGLVYVLFGVAWLETARVDGLYRLGLPPLQLRRRTGPGFSGALRTVGRQTVDGAMWRALASAAVATLLGLLLLALAGAAASSLALLAAPLYARGSTVDVLWTEVGLGTAPVVGLVGLVLSLGGALGLALLHGVVAPALLLPSREAQLEARASAADARSAGAVHAADVERTRIERDLHDGVQPRLVSVGMTLGMARAKIDDDPAAARALVEEAHVSTKAAITELRQLARGIHASVLEDRGLDAALSAVAARSHVPVDLDVRVDGRCSRTAEAAVYFAVAESLTNAAKHSRARACRVVVRRRPDGVLWARVEDDGVGGARVLPGGGLDGVTSRAAAAGGSVRLDSPAGGPTALEVVVPCAS, encoded by the coding sequence ATGACCTCGCCCACCGCCCCGCTCCCCGCCCGGGACGGCGCCGCGCCACCCGCGCCGGCCGCCCCCGCCGGCGCGACGCCCGCCGCCCGTCCCGGGGCGGACCGGCGCCGTCGCCCCGCGACCGTCCTGCTGGCCCTCGCCCACCTCGGCGCGCTCGGGACCCTCGGCGCCGGCGTGGGCGGCGTCCTCGTCGCCCTCCTCGGGACGGCCCTCGGGCTCGTGCCCGTCCTGGGCCTGGGGCTCGTGCTGCTCGTCGGCCTCGTCTACGTGCTCTTCGGCGTCGCCTGGCTCGAGACGGCGCGCGTGGACGGCCTGTACCGCCTGGGCCTCCCGCCGCTGCAGCTCCGGCGACGCACCGGCCCCGGCTTCTCCGGGGCCCTGCGCACGGTCGGGCGCCAGACCGTCGACGGCGCGATGTGGCGGGCCCTGGCGAGCGCCGCCGTCGCCACGCTCCTCGGGCTCCTGCTCCTCGCGCTCGCCGGGGCCGCCGCCTCGTCGCTCGCCCTCCTCGCCGCCCCGCTGTACGCCCGCGGCAGCACGGTCGACGTCCTGTGGACCGAGGTCGGCCTCGGCACCGCGCCCGTCGTCGGCCTGGTCGGCCTCGTCCTGTCCCTCGGCGGGGCGCTCGGCCTCGCCCTGCTCCACGGCGTCGTCGCCCCCGCGCTGCTGCTCCCCTCCCGCGAGGCGCAGCTCGAGGCCCGCGCCTCGGCGGCCGACGCCCGCAGCGCCGGCGCGGTCCACGCCGCGGACGTCGAGCGCACCCGGATCGAGCGCGACCTCCACGACGGCGTCCAGCCCCGCCTCGTGTCCGTGGGCATGACCCTCGGGATGGCCCGCGCCAAGATCGACGACGACCCGGCCGCCGCGCGCGCCCTCGTCGAAGAGGCCCACGTCTCCACGAAGGCCGCCATCACCGAGCTCCGGCAGCTCGCGCGGGGCATCCACGCGTCGGTGCTCGAAGACCGTGGCCTCGACGCCGCCCTGTCCGCGGTGGCCGCCCGCTCGCACGTCCCCGTGGACCTCGACGTCCGCGTCGACGGGCGCTGCTCCCGCACGGCCGAGGCGGCCGTCTACTTCGCCGTCGCGGAGTCCCTCACCAACGCCGCCAAGCACTCCCGGGCCCGCGCCTGCCGCGTCGTCGTCCGGCGGCGGCCCGACGGCGTCCTCTGGGCCCGGGTCGAGGACGACGGCGTCGGCGGCGCCCGGGTGCTGCCCGGCGGCGGGCTCGACGGCGTGACGAGCCGGGCGGCCGCGGCCGGCGGGTCCGTCCGCCTCGACAGCCCGGCCGGCGGCCCCACGGCCCTGGAGGTGGTCGTCCCGTGCGCGTCCTGA
- a CDS encoding DUF3052 domain-containing protein, with the protein MSLQPGQVVQELGYDDDVDHQLRDDVEALTGEEMLDEDAVEAVDVVVLWWRDGDGDLVDALVDSLTSLGDNGVVWLLSPKSGRPGHVAPADIEDAAPIAGLHSTSSIAATADWAGTRLVSRGRAG; encoded by the coding sequence CTGTCCCTGCAGCCCGGCCAGGTCGTCCAGGAGCTGGGCTACGACGACGACGTCGACCACCAGCTCCGCGACGACGTCGAGGCGCTCACCGGCGAGGAGATGCTCGACGAGGACGCGGTCGAGGCCGTCGACGTCGTCGTGCTGTGGTGGCGGGACGGCGACGGCGACCTCGTCGACGCCCTCGTCGACTCCCTCACCTCGCTCGGCGACAACGGCGTGGTGTGGCTGCTGAGCCCCAAGAGCGGCCGGCCCGGCCACGTGGCGCCCGCCGACATCGAGGACGCCGCGCCCATCGCGGGCCTGCACTCCACGTCCTCCATCGCCGCGACGGCCGACTGGGCGGGCACCCGCCTCGTCTCGCGCGGCCGCGCGGGCTGA
- a CDS encoding redoxin domain-containing protein, giving the protein MVGSCAPSGPSLVGADGSSVDVTDDLPPGRRGRLLVFLPFAASPVCGEEAGALRDRAGDLSAAGLDVVAVTCDALPALAAWVRAERLVHPVLSDFWPHGALASAWRVLDPVTGAPRRTSFLLDDGLVVRWRDDQPPGRARSLDDALDAAARLLPGTHGGGGP; this is encoded by the coding sequence GTGGTGGGTTCCTGCGCGCCGTCCGGCCCGTCCCTCGTGGGGGCCGACGGCTCGTCGGTCGACGTCACGGACGACCTCCCCCCGGGGCGGCGCGGGCGTCTGCTCGTCTTCCTGCCCTTCGCCGCCTCGCCCGTCTGCGGCGAGGAGGCCGGTGCCCTGCGCGACCGGGCCGGCGACCTCTCCGCGGCGGGGCTCGACGTCGTCGCCGTCACGTGCGACGCGCTCCCCGCGCTCGCGGCGTGGGTCCGGGCCGAGCGGCTCGTCCACCCGGTGCTGTCCGACTTCTGGCCCCACGGGGCGCTGGCCTCCGCGTGGCGCGTCCTCGACCCGGTGACGGGCGCCCCGCGGCGCACGAGCTTCCTGCTCGACGACGGGCTGGTCGTCCGGTGGAGGGACGACCAGCCGCCCGGGCGGGCCCGCAGCCTGGATGATGCGCTCGACGCCGCCGCGCGCCTCCTCCCGGGGACGCACGGCGGCGGGGGCCCGTAG
- a CDS encoding response regulator transcription factor has product MRVLICEDSVLLREGLVRLLGDAGHEVVAALPDAAELLPAVARTTPDLCLLDVRLPPTWTDEGVRAAVALRSSHPDLPVLVLSQYVEERYATELFTGAAGGLGYLLKDRVVDVPDFLEALDRVAGGGVVLDPEVVAQLLGRRAHDERMASLTDRERTVLGLVAEGRSNQAVAGLLFLSPASVEKHITSIFTKLGLERDEQGNRRVLAALAHHRLGGEQPQRGAPR; this is encoded by the coding sequence GTGCGCGTCCTGATCTGCGAGGACTCCGTCCTCCTGCGCGAGGGGCTCGTCCGCCTGCTCGGCGACGCCGGCCACGAGGTGGTCGCCGCCCTCCCCGACGCCGCCGAGCTCCTGCCCGCGGTGGCCCGCACGACGCCGGACCTGTGCCTGCTCGACGTGCGGCTCCCGCCCACGTGGACCGACGAGGGCGTGCGCGCGGCGGTGGCCCTGCGGTCCTCGCACCCGGACCTGCCGGTCCTCGTCCTCTCGCAGTACGTCGAGGAGCGCTACGCCACCGAGCTCTTCACCGGGGCGGCCGGAGGGCTCGGGTACCTCCTCAAGGACCGGGTGGTCGACGTGCCGGACTTCCTCGAGGCGCTCGACCGGGTCGCCGGGGGCGGCGTCGTCCTCGACCCCGAGGTCGTCGCCCAGCTCCTCGGGCGCCGCGCGCACGACGAGCGCATGGCCTCGCTGACCGACCGCGAGCGCACCGTCCTCGGCCTCGTGGCCGAGGGGCGGTCCAACCAGGCGGTCGCGGGGCTGCTCTTCCTCTCCCCCGCGAGCGTCGAGAAGCACATCACCTCGATCTTCACCAAGCTCGGCCTCGAGCGCGACGAGCAGGGCAACCGCCGCGTGCTCGCGGCCCTGGCCCACCACCGACTGGGCGGCGAGCAGCCGCAGCGAGGAGCACCCCGATGA
- the aceE gene encoding pyruvate dehydrogenase (acetyl-transferring), homodimeric type, which produces MPGQIPDVDPEETAEWLDSFDGAVEERGRTRARHLMLALQQRAAERGVGLPVPTTTDYVNTIVPEEEPWFPGDEEVERRYRAWLRWNAAITVHRAQRPEISVGGHISSYASSATLYEVGFNHFFKGHDGGTPDQVYIQGHASPGVYARAFLEGRLSETDLDGFRQELTAKGRGLPSYPHPRLMKDFWEFPTVSMGLGPMNAIYQAQSNKYLTARGIKDVAASHVWAFLGDGEMDEPESRGLLQVAANEGLDNLTFVVNCNLQRLDGPVRGNGKIVQELESFFRGAGWNVIKVLWGREWDPLLAADRDGALVQVMNQTLDGDYQTFKAESGAYVREHFFGQDPRTRKLVEGYTDDQVWGLKRGGHDYRKVYAAYKAAVEHQGQPTVILAKTVKGYGLGSHFEARNATHQMKKLTMEDLKAFRDSLRIPITDKQLEADLYHPPYYHPGEDAEEIRYLRERRQKLGGALPSRRTTPHTRIEMPGDDAYKVVKRGSGKQTIATTMAFVRLLKDLMRDKELGRRVVPIIPDEARTFGMDSFFPTAKIYNPKGQKYQSVDRELMLSYKESESGQILHVGINEAGSVAAFTAAGTSYATHGEALIPVYVFYSMFGFQRTGDSLWAAGDQMARGFLLGATAGRTTLTGEGLQHADGHSPLLASTNPAVVSYDPAYGYEIGHIVRAGLERMYGDGPQGTDAAGHDVDPNVMYYVTVYNEPMVQPAEPEDVDAEGIVRGMHLVSAGHEGDRPRVQLLASGVGVPWALEAQELLGTEFGVDADVWSVTSWGELRRDALACDAWAFERPGAAADEAPVPYVTQRLQGRRGPVVAVSDYMRSVQEQIRPWVPGGDYTALGTDGFGLSDTRAATRRHFRVDGPSTAYAALRRLAALGEVDADAPRRAYDLWRIDDASAGTSGSAGGDA; this is translated from the coding sequence ATGCCCGGCCAGATCCCGGACGTCGACCCGGAGGAGACCGCCGAGTGGCTCGACTCCTTCGACGGCGCGGTCGAGGAGCGCGGTCGCACCCGGGCGCGCCACCTCATGCTCGCCCTGCAGCAGCGGGCCGCCGAGCGCGGCGTGGGCCTGCCCGTGCCCACGACGACGGACTACGTCAACACGATCGTCCCCGAGGAGGAGCCCTGGTTCCCCGGTGACGAGGAGGTCGAGCGCCGCTACCGCGCGTGGCTGCGCTGGAACGCCGCCATCACGGTGCACCGCGCCCAGCGCCCCGAGATCTCCGTCGGCGGCCACATCTCCAGCTACGCCTCCTCGGCGACGCTGTACGAGGTCGGCTTCAACCACTTCTTCAAGGGCCACGACGGCGGCACGCCGGACCAGGTCTACATCCAGGGCCACGCCTCCCCCGGCGTCTACGCCCGCGCCTTCCTCGAGGGCCGGCTCTCCGAGACCGACCTCGACGGCTTCCGCCAGGAGCTGACGGCCAAGGGCCGTGGGCTGCCGAGCTACCCGCACCCGCGCCTCATGAAGGACTTCTGGGAGTTCCCCACGGTGTCCATGGGGCTCGGCCCGATGAACGCCATCTACCAGGCGCAGTCGAACAAGTACCTCACCGCGCGCGGCATCAAGGACGTCGCCGCGAGCCACGTCTGGGCCTTCCTCGGCGACGGCGAGATGGACGAGCCGGAGAGCCGCGGCCTCCTGCAGGTGGCGGCCAACGAGGGCCTCGACAACCTCACCTTCGTCGTCAACTGCAACCTCCAGCGCCTCGACGGCCCGGTGCGCGGCAACGGCAAGATCGTCCAGGAGCTCGAGTCCTTCTTCCGGGGCGCGGGCTGGAACGTCATCAAGGTCCTCTGGGGCCGCGAGTGGGACCCGTTGCTGGCGGCCGACCGCGACGGCGCCCTGGTCCAGGTCATGAACCAGACGCTGGACGGCGACTACCAGACCTTCAAGGCCGAGTCGGGCGCCTACGTCCGCGAGCACTTCTTCGGCCAGGACCCGCGCACCCGCAAGCTGGTCGAGGGCTACACCGACGACCAGGTGTGGGGCCTCAAGCGCGGCGGGCACGACTACCGCAAGGTCTACGCGGCGTACAAGGCCGCTGTGGAGCACCAGGGCCAGCCGACCGTCATCCTCGCGAAGACCGTCAAGGGCTACGGGCTCGGCTCCCACTTCGAGGCGCGCAACGCGACGCACCAGATGAAGAAGCTGACGATGGAGGACCTCAAGGCCTTCCGCGACAGCCTCCGCATCCCCATCACGGACAAGCAGCTCGAGGCGGACCTCTACCACCCGCCCTACTACCACCCGGGCGAGGACGCCGAGGAGATCCGCTACCTCCGCGAGCGGCGCCAGAAGCTCGGCGGCGCCCTCCCCTCCCGCCGGACGACGCCGCACACGCGCATCGAGATGCCGGGCGACGACGCCTACAAGGTGGTCAAGCGCGGGTCGGGCAAGCAGACGATCGCCACGACGATGGCCTTCGTCCGCCTGCTGAAGGACCTCATGCGGGACAAGGAGCTCGGCCGCCGCGTCGTGCCGATCATCCCGGACGAGGCGCGCACCTTCGGCATGGACTCGTTCTTCCCGACCGCGAAGATCTACAACCCCAAGGGCCAGAAGTACCAGTCGGTCGACCGCGAGCTCATGCTGAGCTACAAGGAGTCCGAGTCCGGCCAGATCCTCCACGTCGGCATCAACGAGGCCGGCTCGGTCGCGGCCTTCACGGCCGCGGGGACCTCGTACGCCACGCACGGCGAGGCGCTCATCCCGGTCTACGTCTTCTACTCGATGTTCGGCTTCCAGCGCACGGGCGACAGCCTGTGGGCGGCGGGCGACCAGATGGCCCGGGGCTTCCTCCTCGGCGCCACCGCCGGACGGACGACGCTGACCGGCGAGGGCCTGCAGCACGCGGACGGCCACTCGCCGCTGCTCGCCTCGACCAACCCGGCGGTCGTCTCCTACGACCCCGCCTACGGCTACGAGATCGGCCACATCGTCCGGGCCGGCCTCGAGCGCATGTACGGCGACGGCCCGCAGGGCACCGACGCGGCCGGCCACGACGTCGACCCGAACGTCATGTACTACGTGACCGTCTACAACGAGCCCATGGTCCAGCCGGCCGAGCCGGAGGACGTGGACGCCGAGGGCATCGTCCGCGGCATGCACCTCGTCTCGGCCGGGCACGAGGGCGACCGCCCGCGAGTGCAGCTCCTCGCCTCCGGCGTCGGCGTGCCGTGGGCGCTCGAGGCGCAGGAGCTCCTCGGCACGGAGTTCGGCGTCGACGCCGACGTCTGGTCGGTGACGTCGTGGGGCGAGCTGCGCCGTGACGCGCTGGCCTGCGACGCCTGGGCCTTCGAGCGGCCCGGCGCCGCGGCCGACGAGGCGCCGGTCCCGTACGTCACGCAGCGCCTGCAGGGCCGCCGCGGCCCCGTCGTCGCCGTGAGCGACTACATGCGCTCCGTCCAGGAGCAGATCCGCCCGTGGGTGCCCGGCGGCGACTACACCGCCCTCGGCACGGACGGCTTCGGCCTCTCCGACACCCGCGCGGCGACCCGTCGCCACTTCCGGGTCGACGGCCCGTCGACGGCCTACGCCGCCCTGCGGCGCCTCGCTGCGCTCGGCGAGGTCGACGCGGACGCGCCGAGGCGGGCGTACGACCTGTGGAGGATCGACGACGCGAGCGCGGGCACGTCGGGCTCCGCGGGCGGGGACGCCTGA
- a CDS encoding Nif3-like dinuclear metal center hexameric protein, with amino-acid sequence MISQGLDGVPLADVLEVLERRYPAASAQEWDAVGLVCGDPTQRVRKVLLAVDPVAEVVDEAVETGADLLLVHHPLLLRPVRSVRADDPKGAVVHRLLRAGIALHVLHTNADAARPGVSDALARVLGLDDLVPLSASPADPLDKHVVFVPTEDAERLVDVMAAAGAGEIGDYARCAFTGTGEQTFTPGARATPAVGTPGERHTGTEARVEMVAPRAVRERVLAAVRAAHPYEEPAVDVLELAPWSSPRGLGRVGTLARPLPLETFAGLVAAALPFTHHGVRVAGDLSAPVQRVAVCGGSGDSLFDAVRASGADVYVTADLRHHPASEARERARGGAPALVDVSHWASEWPWLQGAASRLVADLAATRDGVAPVEVAVSTRRTDPWTTRLAAPGGPVR; translated from the coding sequence ATGATCTCCCAGGGCCTGGACGGCGTGCCTCTCGCGGACGTCCTGGAGGTCCTCGAACGGCGCTACCCGGCCGCGTCCGCGCAGGAGTGGGACGCCGTCGGCCTCGTCTGCGGGGACCCGACGCAGCGGGTGCGCAAGGTCCTCCTCGCCGTCGACCCGGTGGCCGAGGTGGTGGACGAGGCGGTGGAGACAGGGGCGGACCTCCTCCTCGTCCACCACCCGCTGCTGCTGCGCCCCGTCCGCAGCGTGCGCGCGGACGACCCCAAGGGTGCTGTCGTGCACCGCCTCCTGAGGGCGGGCATCGCCCTGCACGTCCTGCACACCAACGCGGACGCAGCCCGGCCCGGCGTCTCCGACGCCCTGGCCCGGGTGCTCGGCCTCGACGACCTCGTGCCGCTGTCGGCCTCGCCGGCCGACCCGCTCGACAAGCACGTCGTCTTCGTGCCGACGGAGGACGCCGAGCGGCTCGTCGACGTCATGGCGGCCGCCGGCGCGGGGGAGATCGGTGACTACGCGCGGTGCGCCTTCACGGGCACCGGTGAGCAGACCTTCACGCCGGGTGCTCGGGCGACCCCCGCCGTCGGGACGCCGGGGGAGCGGCACACCGGGACGGAGGCGCGCGTCGAGATGGTCGCGCCGCGCGCGGTCCGCGAGCGGGTGCTCGCCGCCGTCCGGGCGGCGCACCCGTACGAGGAGCCGGCGGTCGACGTCCTCGAGCTGGCGCCGTGGTCCTCGCCGCGCGGGCTCGGGCGGGTCGGGACCCTGGCCCGGCCGCTGCCGCTGGAGACCTTCGCCGGCCTCGTCGCGGCGGCCCTGCCCTTCACCCACCACGGCGTCCGCGTGGCCGGCGACCTCTCGGCGCCGGTCCAGCGGGTCGCCGTGTGCGGCGGCAGCGGCGACAGCCTCTTCGACGCCGTCCGCGCCAGCGGCGCCGACGTCTACGTCACGGCCGACCTCCGTCACCACCCGGCGTCCGAGGCCCGCGAGCGCGCCCGCGGCGGGGCGCCGGCGCTCGTCGACGTCTCGCACTGGGCGAGCGAGTGGCCGTGGCTGCAGGGCGCGGCCTCCCGGCTCGTCGCCGACCTCGCGGCGACGCGGGACGGCGTCGCGCCCGTCGAGGTGGCCGTCAGCACCCGCCGCACCGACCCGTGGACGACCCGCCTCGCGGCGCCGGGCGGCCCGGTCCGCTGA
- the fdhD gene encoding formate dehydrogenase accessory sulfurtransferase FdhD, translating into MLRVDLSDAAAPEGVRRDDAVAVEEPLEVRVGGAPVVVTMRTPGAGADHADDDDLALGFLLTEGLLPGPDAVRRTTACLDTDLQGRPTVGTVDLELVPGVPAPDLEGRRTFGMTSACGVCGSASIDAVRARTGADLWRDRTQVDAAVLAALPDRLREAQRVFSRTGGLHAAGLATPDGELLVVREDVGRHNAVDKVLGRAARDVGWPLTGHVLVVSSRASFELAQKAWTAGVPVLAAVSAPSSLAVRLAHESGMTLAGFVRAPRLNVYAGAHRVRLPAGTT; encoded by the coding sequence GTGCTGCGGGTCGACCTCTCCGACGCCGCGGCGCCGGAGGGGGTCCGCCGCGACGACGCCGTCGCCGTCGAGGAGCCGCTCGAGGTCCGCGTGGGGGGCGCGCCCGTCGTCGTGACGATGCGGACGCCCGGCGCCGGCGCCGACCACGCCGACGACGACGACCTGGCCCTCGGCTTCCTCCTCACCGAGGGGCTCCTGCCCGGGCCGGACGCGGTCCGCCGCACGACGGCGTGCCTCGACACCGACCTGCAGGGACGGCCGACGGTCGGGACGGTCGACCTCGAGCTCGTGCCCGGCGTCCCCGCCCCCGACCTCGAGGGACGCCGCACCTTCGGCATGACGTCGGCCTGCGGCGTCTGCGGCTCGGCGAGCATCGACGCCGTCCGGGCGCGCACCGGCGCGGACCTGTGGCGGGACCGCACGCAGGTCGACGCCGCCGTCCTCGCGGCGCTGCCGGACCGCCTCCGGGAGGCGCAGCGCGTCTTCTCCCGCACGGGCGGCCTCCACGCCGCGGGCCTCGCCACGCCGGACGGCGAGCTGCTCGTCGTCCGCGAGGACGTGGGGCGGCACAACGCCGTCGACAAGGTGCTGGGCCGCGCCGCCCGCGACGTCGGGTGGCCGCTGACCGGCCACGTCCTCGTCGTCAGCAGCCGCGCGTCCTTCGAGCTGGCGCAGAAGGCGTGGACGGCGGGCGTGCCCGTGCTGGCGGCCGTCTCGGCGCCGTCGTCGCTCGCGGTGCGGCTCGCGCACGAGTCCGGCATGACGCTCGCCGGGTTCGTCCGCGCGCCGCGGCTCAACGTCTACGCCGGCGCCCACCGCGTGCGGCTCCCCGCCGGCACCACCTGA
- a CDS encoding PPOX class F420-dependent oxidoreductase: protein MDAAARDRLLADLGGETYVSLVTYRRDGTPRPTPVWLVRDGDALLVTTGAASAKVRRARREPTGTVTPCDARGRTRDGAPTTPVSVEVLDDDAARSRVDELLRRKHPVAFRLIGLAHAAARLRRRGADEGQVVLRLRPRGS, encoded by the coding sequence GTGGACGCCGCCGCCCGTGACCGTCTCCTCGCCGACCTCGGCGGGGAGACCTACGTCAGCCTCGTGACGTACCGCCGCGACGGGACGCCGCGCCCGACGCCGGTCTGGCTGGTCCGCGACGGCGACGCGCTGCTCGTGACGACGGGGGCGGCGTCGGCCAAGGTCCGCCGCGCGCGGCGGGAACCGACCGGCACGGTCACCCCGTGCGACGCGCGGGGCCGGACGCGCGACGGCGCGCCGACGACGCCGGTCTCCGTCGAGGTGCTGGACGACGACGCCGCGCGGTCGCGGGTCGACGAGCTGCTGCGCCGCAAGCACCCCGTGGCCTTCCGGCTCATCGGGCTGGCTCATGCCGCGGCCCGGCTGCGACGGCGCGGGGCCGACGAGGGGCAGGTCGTCCTGCGCCTGCGGCCGCGCGGGTCCTGA
- a CDS encoding PucR family transcriptional regulator, which translates to MEPTTRAARRARRVEPTADDLARLRAATGLLSTAALRHLDEALPWYSSMPAQDRSWVGLVAQAGIGAFVTWYSHPDAPLTVTADVFGSAPRELTRAVTLAQTLELVRAAVDVVEDHVDVVAAPGREQHLREAVLRYSREVAFAAAELYAGAAEARGAWDARLEALVVDAVVRGDVDDAVRSRVAALGWGRPAAVAVVVGSAPAGDPEDVVHRLRRAARSAADDAVVGLQGERLVVVLGVSPRPDDDGAQPATDAGLDPRSVDLRRATTALARHFGPGPVVVGPAVADLEHAGTSSRAALSGLAAARAWPAAPRPVLADELWPERVLAGDVRARRALLDVVHRPLADAGGALAQTVSTYLETGRSVEATARLLFVHPNTVRYRLRKALDVTGWDATSPRDALVLQVALVVGALADGPPRPTGAAGNGGRPSG; encoded by the coding sequence ATGGAGCCGACGACCCGCGCCGCCCGTCGCGCGCGGCGGGTCGAGCCCACCGCCGACGACCTCGCGCGGCTGCGGGCCGCGACCGGCCTGCTGTCCACCGCCGCCCTGCGCCACCTCGACGAGGCCCTCCCCTGGTACTCGTCCATGCCCGCGCAGGACCGCTCGTGGGTCGGGCTGGTCGCGCAGGCCGGCATCGGCGCCTTCGTCACCTGGTACAGCCACCCCGACGCGCCCCTCACCGTGACGGCGGACGTCTTCGGGTCGGCGCCGCGCGAGCTGACGCGCGCCGTGACGCTGGCGCAGACCCTGGAGCTGGTGCGCGCGGCCGTCGACGTCGTCGAGGACCACGTCGACGTCGTCGCCGCCCCAGGGCGCGAGCAGCACCTCCGCGAGGCCGTCCTGCGCTACTCCCGGGAGGTCGCCTTCGCGGCGGCCGAGCTCTACGCGGGCGCCGCCGAGGCCCGCGGCGCGTGGGACGCCCGGCTCGAGGCCCTCGTCGTCGACGCGGTCGTCCGCGGCGACGTCGACGACGCCGTCCGCTCCCGCGTCGCCGCGCTGGGCTGGGGACGGCCCGCCGCGGTGGCCGTCGTCGTCGGCTCCGCCCCGGCGGGCGACCCCGAGGACGTCGTCCACCGGCTGCGGCGGGCGGCCCGCTCCGCCGCGGACGACGCCGTCGTCGGCCTCCAGGGCGAGCGGCTCGTCGTCGTCCTCGGCGTCTCCCCCCGGCCCGACGACGACGGCGCGCAGCCCGCGACGGACGCCGGGCTCGACCCCCGGTCGGTCGACCTCCGGCGTGCGACGACGGCGCTGGCCCGCCACTTCGGCCCCGGACCCGTCGTCGTCGGCCCCGCCGTCGCGGACCTCGAGCACGCCGGCACGTCCAGCCGCGCCGCGCTCTCCGGCCTCGCCGCGGCCCGCGCCTGGCCCGCGGCCCCGCGGCCCGTCCTCGCGGACGAGCTGTGGCCGGAGCGGGTGCTGGCCGGCGACGTCCGTGCGCGCCGCGCCCTGCTCGACGTCGTCCACCGCCCCCTCGCCGACGCGGGAGGAGCGCTGGCGCAGACGGTCTCGACGTACCTGGAGACCGGGCGGTCGGTGGAGGCCACCGCCCGCCTGCTCTTCGTGCACCCCAACACCGTGCGCTACCGGCTGCGGAAGGCCCTCGACGTCACCGGGTGGGACGCGACGAGCCCGCGCGACGCGCTCGTCCTGCAGGTCGCCCTCGTCGTCGGCGCCCTCGCGGACGGGCCACCACGGCCGACCGGCGCGGCCGGGAACGGCGGGAGGCCCTCCGGCTGA